A single region of the Oleispira antarctica RB-8 genome encodes:
- the hisC gene encoding Histidinol-phosphate aminotransferase: protein MTSITQMVENLVRPEIRALSAYPVGDASGMVKLDAMENPHQWSEELKQAWAKKIQHADINRYPHPQAPKVKDGLRKAMNVPEQFDCLLGNGSDEIIQLLTMLVAKPRAKVMAPEPGFVMYKMIAIFCGVEYVGIPLTADFELDMPAMLTCINEQQPELIFLAQPNNPTANLYSESQLRELIQASQGLVIMDEAYLPFSSRNHLHFLEEFDNVLVMRTLSKVGLAGLRLGMIFGRSEWLNELDKIRMPYNINVLTQISAEFALEHYDILLGQCELIKQERTRMQNALTELGFTCYKSEANFILARADMAFEGQAKEIFEQLKRHNVLIKCLAGGHPLLENCLRFTIGTEGENGLLLEALKDIL, encoded by the coding sequence ATGACATCAATTACCCAAATGGTTGAAAACCTAGTTCGCCCAGAAATTCGTGCGCTATCAGCTTACCCAGTAGGCGATGCCAGTGGCATGGTAAAGCTTGATGCCATGGAAAATCCGCATCAATGGTCAGAAGAATTAAAACAAGCTTGGGCCAAAAAAATACAGCACGCCGATATCAATCGCTATCCACATCCGCAAGCACCCAAAGTAAAAGACGGCCTGCGTAAAGCGATGAATGTACCTGAACAATTCGATTGTTTATTAGGGAACGGCTCAGACGAAATCATTCAGCTATTAACTATGCTGGTGGCTAAGCCCAGGGCTAAAGTCATGGCACCAGAACCTGGCTTCGTCATGTATAAAATGATCGCCATCTTTTGTGGTGTTGAATATGTTGGTATACCACTAACCGCAGACTTTGAACTCGACATGCCAGCCATGTTGACATGCATAAACGAACAGCAGCCAGAGCTAATCTTCTTAGCCCAACCAAACAACCCAACCGCCAATCTTTATTCAGAATCACAACTGCGTGAACTGATACAAGCCAGCCAAGGCTTAGTGATAATGGACGAAGCCTACCTGCCATTTTCTAGCCGTAACCACCTGCACTTTTTAGAAGAATTCGATAACGTATTAGTTATGCGTACATTATCAAAAGTCGGCCTAGCAGGCTTACGTCTAGGAATGATCTTTGGTCGCAGTGAATGGCTAAACGAACTCGATAAAATTCGTATGCCATATAACATCAACGTGCTGACACAAATCAGCGCTGAATTTGCGCTAGAGCATTACGATATTTTATTAGGCCAATGTGAACTGATAAAACAAGAACGCACGCGCATGCAGAACGCATTAACCGAGTTAGGGTTTACTTGTTACAAGAGCGAAGCGAACTTCATATTAGCCCGTGCCGATATGGCATTTGAAGGTCAAGCTAAAGAAATTTTTGAGCAACTAAAACGGCACAACGTATTAATAAAATGTTTGGCGGGTGGACATCCGTTATTAGAAAATTGTTTGCGTTTTACCATTGGTACTGAGGGTGAGAATGGATTGCTGCTGGAAGCGTTGAAGGATATATTGTGA
- a CDS encoding Transposase, mutator type yields the protein MNDNNISQLHKPEPTDLLQQVLKQGAQQLLAQAIETEVQQLLADHKGLLTEDGKTGLVRNGYLPERTIQTGLGDIDIKVPKVRDRTDNGIKFNSSLVPPYLKRSQSIEEFLPWLYLRGISTGDFSESLKHLLGEEAKGLSAATISRLKTSWEADFTQWQKRDLSKKRYVYVWADGVYCNVRMDDKVCLLVIIGSDELGNKELIAVSDGYRESEASWSEVLLGLKQRGLSIEPKVAVGDGALGFWKALSKCWPTTQGQRCWVHKTANVLAKFPKAMQPKVKSALHEIWQSETKEEANKSMTNCVKLFEAKYPKAMRCLEKDREALLVFYDFPAEHWGHLRTSNPIESVFATVRLRTTKSKNCGSRVTTLAMVLKLMETAQKRWHRLRGYNLLADVITGVKFRDGIKQEQQDQDAA from the coding sequence ATGAATGATAATAATATTTCTCAGCTACATAAACCAGAGCCAACTGACTTATTACAACAAGTTTTAAAGCAAGGCGCGCAGCAGTTGTTAGCCCAAGCGATTGAAACCGAAGTTCAACAGCTTTTAGCCGATCATAAAGGGTTATTAACAGAAGATGGAAAGACTGGCCTGGTGCGCAATGGCTACCTTCCTGAGCGAACTATACAAACAGGCTTAGGAGATATTGATATCAAAGTTCCTAAGGTGCGTGACCGTACTGATAATGGCATAAAATTCAACAGCTCACTTGTACCGCCTTATCTAAAACGCAGCCAAAGTATTGAAGAGTTTTTACCGTGGCTTTATTTGCGCGGCATTTCAACGGGTGATTTTAGTGAGTCGCTAAAGCACCTATTGGGAGAGGAAGCGAAAGGCCTTTCGGCTGCTACAATCAGCCGGTTGAAAACAAGCTGGGAGGCTGATTTCACCCAGTGGCAGAAAAGAGATCTAAGTAAAAAGCGTTATGTTTATGTTTGGGCTGACGGCGTTTATTGCAATGTAAGAATGGATGATAAAGTCTGCTTGCTGGTGATCATTGGCTCGGACGAGCTGGGAAATAAAGAGCTCATCGCCGTGAGTGATGGCTATCGAGAGTCAGAGGCAAGCTGGTCTGAAGTATTACTCGGCCTAAAGCAAAGAGGCTTAAGCATCGAGCCTAAAGTTGCTGTCGGAGACGGGGCCTTAGGCTTTTGGAAAGCGCTTTCTAAGTGCTGGCCAACGACACAAGGGCAGCGTTGCTGGGTTCATAAGACAGCGAATGTGCTCGCTAAGTTTCCTAAAGCGATGCAACCAAAAGTAAAAAGCGCACTGCATGAAATTTGGCAATCTGAAACAAAAGAAGAAGCCAATAAAAGCATGACAAATTGCGTTAAATTATTTGAAGCTAAGTACCCGAAAGCGATGAGGTGTCTTGAAAAAGATCGAGAAGCCTTGTTGGTATTTTATGATTTTCCTGCTGAGCATTGGGGCCATTTACGTACATCTAATCCGATAGAATCTGTTTTTGCGACGGTGCGGTTAAGAACAACAAAAAGTAAAAATTGTGGCAGTCGAGTAACGACGTTAGCGATGGTATTGAAGTTAATGGAAACGGCTCAGAAACGGTGGCACAGATTACGAGGTTATAATTTATTAGCGGATGTGATTACGGGTGTGAAATTTCGTGATGGCATCAAACAAGAACAACAGGATCAGGATGCTGCTTGA